In Rana temporaria chromosome 2 unlocalized genomic scaffold, aRanTem1.1 chr2k, whole genome shotgun sequence, the genomic window TATCACACCAGAGAAAGACCCCACTGGAGAAATATCACACCAGAGAAAGACCCCACCGGAGAAATGCCTCACTGAAATGCTCCACTTGAGAAAGACCTCTCTGGAAACATTCCCAACCAGAGAAATACCCATCCAGAGAGTACCCCACCGGAGATATACTCCACTGAAGAAAGGCCGAACTGGAGAAAGACCCCTCTCGAGACATCCCCAACCAGAGAAATACTCCTCTAGAGAAAAATCCTACCAGAGACATATCCCACTGGAGAACAATTTCCACTGCAGAAATACTCAGATGGAGAAATATCCAACCCGGCAAAGACCCCACTGGAGAAATACTAAGCCGAAGGCATACCCAAACAGAGAAGGACCCACCACAGAAACACCCAAAGAGAGAATTACCCCACCAGAGAAATGCACCCATATATGAAGGAGTATCCCAATATATAAATATTCCAAAACAGACATgccccagaaatatttcagtgggGCAATATTTCGATACTTAGGTTTACTCCATCTTGGGAAATATGTGAATGTAAACAATACAGTCTATAGAAATCAGACAAATATATTGGTAACGCTAAGAAACCTGTAaatatttctccagagcctctcccatcctctggaactccctgtatGTCCGATCAGCCTTTAACCTGTCCTttatcatttattcagggaagcctatcccacgcCGACCTAAGAAATGCCCAcgagccacccccatcactgTCCCCGAGCCtaccccatcctctggaactccctgccccggtatgtccgatcagcccctaacctctccacctttaggagatccctgaaaactcatttattcagggaagccacacccacctaacaactgtccctgagccacccccatcaaatcattctctgcagctattaccttttgtaccaccaccccctctctttagaatgtaagctctacgagccgggccctcccaccccttctgtattgaactgtaattgtgctgcctcccccctatacattgtaaagtgctgcataaactgttgctgctatataaatcgtgtataataataatacacaccaAATACCTATAATACACCATTTTACTCTACTTATCTCAATTAGTCATATATTTCTGTTCCATAACTCCTCCCATTACACCCACAACCCCTCCTATTACTCTACAAACCCTTCACTCCTAAAATTTCCTTTCTTTTCCCCATATCACCTCTTATTACTACCCAAACTATTGCCATTATACCCTGAACCCCTCCTATTACTCCCATAGCTCCTCCCCTTACATGTACAACTCCTCCTATTACTCTTCAAACTCTTATTATAGGTCTAACCAGCCCACTACTCCATGTAACTCCCCCATATATGTCAATGTAGCGCCCTccagtgtacagggcattaggtgaCTCACCGGTGAGGTTCCCGCTTGCAGTGAGGATGACACAGGAGAAGTTGGTGGTGGAGGTGACATTTATGGTGATTGTACTGGTCACATTAATAAAGTCTTTGTCCCGATCAATGTAGTTGTGAATGTGGCGCTCATGTATTGGGGTCCCATCACTGGCGTTTATCCACCTGATCTCTGGCTGCGGAGCCCCCCCTTGTGTGGTACAAGTGAGTTTCAGCTCTGGGCTCCTCTCGCTTGGTGGGGCACTTGTGATGACTGGCATGCTGTAGTCTGCTGTGGGTACAGAAAGCTTGTTATAGGCGGCAGCCAACATGACATTGTGGATTAGGAGCTGTAATGGGTGCGGCAGCTGCCCCACATATGTGTCTTATTAGTGTCTTACCTGTCACGTGCAGCTCTATGGTGTTCCCCAGCAGTTTCTGATAAGTTGATTCATTACACAATATGTTACAGACATATGTTCCGCTGTCCTTCAACAACAAGTCTGACAGGTGGAGAGTGAAATCCCCATGACTCAGATTGGTGAGAGTCAGAGATGCTCGCCCTCGATATGCCTCATGCTGTTCCTTTGTAATCCATTCCCCATGAGATACTCCTGCCACCAGTGCCTGCTGACCATGAAGTTCCCGCTGCCAGTATACATAGAGGTTTTCTATGGgacatgtctgctgctgcagaTCACAGGGTAACTCCACCGAGCTCCTCATTCTGGCCTCCAAAGCCTCACTGGAGCCCCAGACTACAAGAAAGACAGATAAAAACTATGAAATAAAATGATCCCATATATTGCAAATTACTGgcaaaaactcccccccccctccttccttgtGCTGCCTCCGACTCCTAATCCCACCAGATGTGCTGATGTCACTGCTGTGCTGATTACTGTTCTCCTTACTGGAGAGAAAGCCGTACCTGAGGACCCCAAGTGCAAGAATCTCCCCGCTTCATTTCCTCTGTGGACCTGAGCTTCCTCACCTCTCCTGATTCTTCATCATTACAACACCACTCATCGGGGGGGGGcagctctgacatgaggaagcagcAAAGTCCTGCCTctgccaagatggccgccaccacTAAGTGCAGAACAAGGCAGGGGAAGCTCTCTAATATTAACCCTTCCAGTAATACTATGATGAACCCTCCccataaccccaacactaatatTAACCCTTCCAGTAATACTATAATGAACCCTCcctataaccccaacactaatatGAACCCTTCCAGTAACACTGATGAACCCTCCccataaccccaacactaatatGAACCCTTCCAGTAATACTATAATGAACCCTCCCCATAACACCAACACTAATATGAACCCTTCCAGTAATACTATGATGACCCCccataaccccaacactaatatTAACCCTTCCAGTAATACTATGATGAGTCCTCCccataaccccaacactaatatTAACCCTTCCAGTAATACTATGATGAGCCCTCCCCATAACACCAACACTAATATGAACCCTTCCAGTAATACTATGATGAACCCTCcccgtaaccccaacactaatatTAACCCTTCCAGTAATACTATGATGAGCCCTCCccataaccccaacactaatatGAACCCTTCCAGTAATACTATGATGAACCCTCcccgtaaccccaacactaatatTAACCCTTCCAGTAATACTATGATGAGCCCTCCCCATAACACCAACACTAATATGAACCCTTCCAGTAATACTATGATGAACCCTCcccgtaaccccaacactaatatTAACCCTTCCAGTAATACTATGATGAGCCCTCCccataaccccaacactaatatTAACCCTTCCAGTAATACTATGATGAACCCTCcccgtaaccccaacactaatatGAACTCTTCCAGTAACACTGTTGAACCCTCCccataaccccaacactaatatTAACCCTTCCAGTAACACTGATGAACCCTCCCCATAACCCCAACAATAATATTAACCCTTCCAGTAATACTATGATGAACCCTCcccgtaaccccaacactaatatTAACCCTTCCAGTAATACTATGATGAGCCCTCCCCATAACACCAACACTAATATTAACCCTTCCAGTAATACTATAATGAACCCTCCccataaccccaacactaatacTAACACTCCCTGACATAAACATGTACACACAGGTTGTACTGGACCTCTTTACAACCCAACCCTCCATGTagacccaacactaaccctctctgcaacccaaccctaaccctccatgtaaccccaacactaaccctctctgcaacccaaccccaaccctccatgtaaccccaacactaaccctctctgcaacccaaccccaaccctccatgtaaccccaacactaaccctccctgtaacccaaaCCTccatgtaaccccaacactaaccaatCTTCTAACTCAAACATGGACACTTCCTGCATCCTCAACACTGACCCTGCTTGTAAACCTAACACTAACTAATCCTGTAACAAtaccactaaccctccctgtaatcccaacactaatcctgaccctccctgtaatcccaacactaatcctgaccctccctgtaatcccaaaatCAACCCTGCCTGTAACACCAATACTAattctccctgtaatcctaacactgacCAACTCCATAGCCCCAACCTACCTGTAATCCTAACCCTACCGATAACCTCAACACCactcctccctgtaatcctaaccctACCGATAAcctcaacaccaaccctccctgtaacactAACCCTACCAATAAcctcaacaccaaccctccctgtaacactaaccctaccgataaccccaacaccaaccctccctgtaatcctaaccctACCAATAAcctcaacaccaaccctccctgtaatcctattCCTAACCCTACCGATAACCCCAACACCACTCCTCCCTGTAATCTTAACCCTACCAATAAcctcaacaccaaccctccctgtaaccctaaccctaccgataacctcaacaccaaccctccctgtaatcctaaccctACCGATAAcctcaacaccaaccctccctgtaaccctaaccctaccgataacctcaacaccaaccctccctgtaatcctaaccctACCGATAAcctcaacaccaaccctccctgtaatcctaatccTACCGATAAcctcaacaccaaccctccctgtaaccctaaccctaccgataaccccaacaccaaccctaactgtaaccctaaccctaccgataaccccaacaccaaccctaacTGTAATCCTAACCCTACCGATAAcctcaacaccaaccctccctgtaaccctaaccctaccgataacctcaacaccaaccctccctgtaatcctaaccctACCGATAAcctcaacaccaaccctccctgtaaccctaaccctaccgataacctcaacaccaaccctccctgtaaccctaaccctaccgataacctcaacaccaaccctccctgtaaccctaaccctaccaaTAAcctcaacaccaaccctccctgtaaccctaccgATAAcctcaacaccaaccctccctgtaaccctaaccctaccgataacctcaacaccaaccctccctgtaatcctaaccctACCGATAAcctcaacaccaaccctccctgtaaccctaaccctaccgataacctcaacaccaaccctccctgtaaccctaaccctaccgataacctcaacaccaaccctccctgtaaccctaaccctaccaaTAAcctcaacaccaaccctccctgtaaccctaaccctaccgataacctcaacaccaaccctccctgtaaccctaaccctaccaaTAAcctcaacaccaaccctccctgtaaccctaaccctaccaaTAAcctcaacaccaaccctccctgtaaccctaccgataaccccaacaccaaccctccctgtaaccctaaccctaccgataacctcaacaccaaccctccctgtaaccctaaccctaccgataacctcaacaccaaccctccctgtaaccctaaccctcctgATAACCTCAACACCAactctccctgtaaccctaaccctaccgataacctcaacaccaaccctccctgtaaccctaaccctaccgataacctcaacaccaaccctccctgtaaccctaacgataaccccaacaccaaccctccctgtaatcctaaccctACCgataaccccaacaccaaccctccctgtaaccctaaccctaccaaTAAcctcaacaccaaccctccctgtaaccctaaccctaccgataacctcaacaccaaccctccctgtaaccctaatgataaccccaacaccaaccctccctgtaatcctaaccctACCgataaccccaacaccaaccctccctgtaaccctaaccctaccaaTAAcctcaacaccaaccctccctgtaaccctaaccctaccgataacctcaacaccaaccctccctgtaaccctaaccctaccgataacctcaacaccaaccctccctgtaaccctaaccctactgaTAACCTCAACACCTACCCTGTAATGCTCATACAAAGCCCTTATCTATGTAGACAGGCCCTCTTTTTCTTACCTATCAGACAGCAGACTCCGAGGAACATCCACCTGTGATAGAGAGAGGGAATGTCAAATTTCTCATCATATATGATTGGTCGGTATGTGGTCACCACAAAGACCCCGCTACTCCGACCCTCACCACCTCTGCCCGAAATCACCGAACAACCCACCTCACCACAAAGACCCCGCTACTCCGACCCCCACCATCGAACAACCCACCTCACCACAAAGACCCCGCTACTCCGACCCCCACCATCGAACAACCCACCTCACCACAAAGACCCCGCTACTCCGACCCCCACCATAATGGCGATTATAGGAGACGTCCATCTAAACCCAGAGAGTGAGACTCCACGACAAATATCCAGCCAAAGGTCGTTTTGTATCTTCCTCCTCCATGGTGTGGCGGCAATTCCGGGACTTTCCGAATCCCAATCTGGAATAATCCCAAAGCCATCTCCCTTCTCTGAGAATTCCCATCAGGCCAAgagcaggaattatggggccccttacacagcttcaggcatgatgggccccctggagcagagaaccggaggGGTGCTGCCGCAAACTGTGAAGCGGGGgatgccacgaattgagaaaagGGGGGGTTCTGCTGCCGGAAATTGAggttggggggctttgggtgctgacaaaaaaaagaaaacggggggggggggggggggggggagttgtgggGGATGTGTGTTGCCCAGGGGACCTCTGGGCcgcttacaaaaaataaaaaataaaaaagtgaaaaaaaagggggggggtgccatCTGGGGCAGCCATGTATACACTTTCCGACCGATgcgcgactatatacgtcggcagaatggcacggctgggcagatcgatgtatatatacatcccctttaagaggcGGCATTGTGGGGCCCCCGggagtcccgcaatcgtgtcacggagaggaagaacggggagatgtaaacaaggcatttccccgttctgcctagtgacaggacactgctcacagctccctgtcattgggaacggtgatcagtgtcgtgtcacacaaagcccatcccccctaaggttagaatcactccctaggacaccgttaaccccttcagcgccccctagtggttaaccccttccctgccagtgtcatttatacagtaatcggtgcatttttatagcactgatcgctgtatacatgacaatggtcccaaaataacgtcaaaattgtccgaagtgtccgccgtaatgtcgcagtaccgataaaagtcgcagatcgccgccattactagtaaaaaataaaataataatacaaattataatacaaataaaaaaataaaaatgccataaaactatccccttattttgtagacgctatatataacttttgcgcaaaccaataaacgcttattgcaattcttttttttcaccaataatatgtagaagaacacgtatcgccctaaactgagggaaaaataaaattatatatttttgggggatatttattataggaaaaagtaaaaaatattgcatttaaaaaaaaaaattgtcgctctatttttgtttatagcgcaaaaaataaaaaccgcagaggtgatcaaataccaccaaaagaaatctctatttgtgtaagctcttgggatgagtggggggaggggacaggtggtggattggagtgtaagctcttggggtgagtggggggaggggacaggtggtggattggagtgtaagctcttggggtgagtgggggggaggggacaggtggtggattggagtgtaagctcctgtgatgagtggggggaggggacaggtggtggattggagtgtaagctcttggggtgagtggggggaggggacaggtggtggattggagtgcAAGCTCCTGTGATgagtgagtggggggaggggacaggtggtggattggagtgtaagctcttgggatgagtgggggggaggggacaggtggtggattggagtgtaagctcttgggatgagtggggggaggggacagggggtggattggagtgtaagctcttgtggtgagtggggggaggggacaggtggtggattggagtgtaagctcttggggtgagtggggggaggggacaggtggtggattggagtgtaagctcttgggatgagtgggggggaggggacaggtggtggattggagtgtaagctcctgtggtgagtgggggggaggggacaggtggtggattggagtgtaagctcttgggatgagtggggggaggggacaggtggtggattggagtgtaagctcttgggatgagtgggggggaggggacaggtggtggattggagtgtaagctcttgggatgagtgggggggaggggacaggtggtggattggagtgtaagctcttgggatgagtggggggaggggacaggtggtggattggagtgtaagctcttgggatgagtggggggaggggacaggtggtggattggagtgcAAGCTCCTGTGATgagtgagtggggggaggggacaggtggtggattggagtgtaagctcttgggatgagggggggggaggggacaggtggtggattggagtgtaagctcttgggatgagtggggggaggggacaggtggtggattggagtgtaagctcttgggatgagtggggggaggggacaggtggtggattggagtgtaagctcttgggatgagtgggggggaggggacaggtggtggattggagtgtaagctcttggggtgagtggggggaggggacaggtggtggattggagtgcAAGCTCCTGTGATgagtgagtggggggaggggacaggtggtggattggagtgtaagctcttgtgatgagtggggggaggggacaggtggtggattggagtgtaagctcttgggatgagtgggggggaggggacaggtggtggattggagtgtaagctcttgggatgagtggggggaggggacaggtggtggattggagtgtaagctcttgggatgagtggggggaggggacaggtggtggattggagtgtaagctcttgggatgagtgggggggaggggacaggtggtggattggagtgtaagctcttgtggtgagtgggggaggggacaggtggtggattggagtgtaagctcttgggatgagtggggggggcaggtggtggattggagtgtaagctcctgtggtgagtggggggaggggacaggtggtggattggagtgtaagctcctgtggtgagtggggggaggggacaggtggtggattggagtgtaagctcttgtggtgagtggggggaggggacaggtggtggattggagtgtaagctcttgtggtgagtggggggaggggacaggtggtggattggagtgtaagctcttgggatgagtggggggaggggacaggtggtggattggagtgtaagctcttgggatgagtggggggaggggacaggtggtggattggagtgtaagctcttgtggtgagtgggggaggggacaggtggtggattggagtgtaagctcctgtggtgagtggggggaggggacaggtggtggattggagtgtaagctcttgggatgagtgggggggaggggacaggtggtggattggagtgtaagctcctgtggtgagtggggggaggggacaggtggtggattggagtgtaagctcttgggatgagtgggaggaggggacaggtggtggattggagtgtaagctcttggggtgagtgggggggaggggacaggtggtggattggagtgtaagctcctgtggtgagtggggggaggggacaggtggtggattggagtgtaagctcttgggatgagtgggggggggaggggacaggtggtggattggagtgtaagctcctgtgatgagtggggggaggggacaggtggtggattggagtgtaagctcttgtgatgagtggggggaggggacaggtggtggattggagtgtaagctcttgggatgagtgggggggaggggacaggtggtggattggagtgtaagctcttgggatgagtggggggaggggacaggtggtggattggagtgcAAGCTCCTGTGATgagtgagtggggggaggggacaggtggtggattggagtgcAAGCTCCTGTGATGagtgagtgggggggaggggacaggtggtggattggagtgtaagctcttgggatgagtggggggaggggacagggggtggattggagtgtaagctcttgtggtgagtggggggaggggacaggtggtggattggagtgtaagctcttgggatgagtggggggaggggacaggtggtggattggagtgtaagctcttgggatgagtgagtggggggaggggacaggtggtggattggagtgtaagctcttgggatgagtgggggggaggggacaggtggtggattggagtgtaagctcttgggatgagtgagtggggggaggggacaggtggtggattggagtgtaagctcctgtggtgagtggggggaggggacaggtggtggattggagtgtaagctcctgtgatgagtggggggaggggacaggtgggggattggagtgtaagctcttgggatgagtggggggaggggacaggtggtggattggagtgtaagctcctgtggtgagtggggggaggggacaggtggtggattggagtgtaagctcctgtgatgagtggggggaggggacaggtgggggattggagtgtaagctcttgggatgagtggggggaggggacaggtggtggattggagtgtaagctcttgggatgagtgagtggggggaggggacaggtggtggattggagtgtaagctcttggggtgagtggggggaggggacaggtggtggattggagtgtaagctcttgggatgagtggggggaggggacaggtggtggattggagtgtaagctcttggggtgagtggggggaggggacaggtggtggattggagtgtaagctcttggggtgagtggggggaggggacaggtggtggattggagtgtaagctcttgggatgagtgggggggaggggacaggtggtggattggagtgtaagctcttgggatgagtggggggggaggggacaggtggtggattggagtgtaagctcttggggtgagtggggggaggggacaggtgggggattggagtgtaagctcttggggtgagtgggggggaggggacaggtggtggattggagtgtaagctcttggggtgagtgggggggaggggacaggtggtggattggagtgtaagctcctgtgatgagtggggggaggggacaggtggtggattggagtgtaagctcttggggtgagtggggggaggggacaggtggtggattggagtgcAAGCTCCTGTGATgagtgagtggggggaggggacaggtggtggattggagtgtaagctcttgggatgagtgggggggaggggacagggggtggattggagtgtaagctcttgtggtgagtggggggaggggacaggtggtggattggagtgtaagctcttggggtgagtggggggaggggacaggtggtggattggagtgtaagctcttgggatgagtgggggggaggggacaggtggtggattggagtgtaagctcctgtggtgagtgggggggaggggacaggtggtggattggagtgtaagctcttgggatgagtggggggaggggacaggtggtggattggagtgtaagctcttggggtgagtgggggggaggggacaggtggtggattggagtgtaagctctgtgatgagtgagtggggggaggggacaggtggtggattggagtgtaagctcttgggatgagtgggggggaggggacggatggtggattggagtgtaagctcttgggatgagtgggggggaggggacaggtggtggattggagtgtaagctcttgtgatgagtgagtggggggaggggacaggtggtggattggagtgcAAGCTCCTGTGATgagtgagtggggggaggggacaggtggtggattggagtgtaagctcctgtggtgagtggggggaggggacaggtggtggattggagtgtaagctcttgggatgagtgggggggaggggacaggtggtggattggagtgtaagctcttgggatgagtggggggaggggacaggtggtggattggagtgtaagctcttgggatgagtgggggggaggggacaggtggtggattggagtgtaagctcttggggtgagtggggggaggggacaggtggtggattggagtgcAAGCTCCTGTGATgagtgagtggggggaggggacaggtggtggattggagtgtaagctcttgtgatgagtgagtggggggaggggacaggtggtggattggagtgcAAGCTCCTGTGATgagtgagtggggggaggggacaggtggtggattggagtgtaagctcttgtgaTGAGTGGGGGGGAgtggacaggtggtggattggagtgtaagctcctgtggtgagtggggggaggggacaggtggtggattggagtgtaagctcttgggatgagtggggggaggggacaggtggtggattggagtgtaagctcttgggatgagtggggggaggggacaggtggtggattggagtgtaagctcttgggatgagtggggggaggggacaggtggtggattggagtgtaagctcttgggatgagtggggggaggggacaggtggtggattggagtgtaagctcttgtggtgagtgggggaggggacaggtggtggattggagtgtaagctcttgggatgagtgggggggggcaggtggtggattggagtgtaagctcttgggatgagtggggggaggggacaggtggtggattggagtgtaagctcttgggatgagtgagtggggggaggggacaggtggtggattggagtgtaagctcttgggatgagtgggggggaggggac contains:
- the LOC120921635 gene encoding ICOS ligand-like, translated to MRSSVELPCDLQQQTCPIENLYVYWQRELHGQQALVAGVSHGEWITKEQHEAYRGRASLTLTNLSHGDFTLHLSDLLLKDSGTYVCNILCNESTYQKLLGNTIELHVTADYSMPVITSAPPSERSPELKLTCTTQGGAPQPEIRWINASDGTPIHERHIHNYIDRDKDFINVTSTITINVTSTTNFSCVILTASGNLTDVLEVLGENNETGKQYGVAPAVRNSIILLVVLLVIAIPVGIVVLKKPFSFPTGCSRREYQQGKADSD